The nucleotide window NNNNNNNNNNNNNNNNNNNNNNNNNNNNNNNNNNNNNNNNNNNNNNNNNNNNNNNNNNNNNNNNNNNNNNNNNNNNNNNNNNNNNNNNNNNNNNNNNNNNNNNNNNNNNNNNNNNNNNNNNNNNNNNNNNNNNNNNNNNNNNNNNNNNNNNNNNNNNNNNNNNNNNNNNNNNNNNNNNNNNNNNNNNNNNNNNNNNNNNNNNNNNNNNNNNNNNNNNNNNNNNNNNNNNNNNNNNNNNNNNNNNNNNNNNNNNNNNNNNNNNNNNNNNNNNNNNNNNNNNNNNNNNNNNNNNNNNNNNNNNNNNNNNNNNNNNNNNGACCTTAGACCAATTAGTTTGAGTTGCTTTATTAACAAAGTCATTTCAAGGGTCCTACATGGCAGAATTGCGGCAGTTTTGCCAAAGTTAATTTCTCCTAACCAGTCTGGATTTGTAAAGGGTAGGAGTATCTCTGAAAATGTGCTTTTAGCTCAAGAGATCATTGGTGACATTAACAAAAGAAACAAGCATACGAATGTGGTGGTGAAGCTCGACATGACAAAAGCCTATGATAGAGTCTCTTGGGTCTTTATGACAAAAGTCCTGAGGAAATTCGGGTTTTCGGAGGTGATTATTGACATGATTTGGAGGATGCTTTCAAACAATTGGTACTCAATTTGTATCAATGGGTAAATTCATGGATTATTTCAGTCTACTAGGGGTCTTAAACAAGGGGATCCTTTGTCCCCTACACTGTTTATAATTGGTGCAGAAGTTCTGTCTAGTGCTCTTAATGCTCTACATTCTGATTCATCCTATTTAGGGTATGGGCTTCCCAAGTGGAGTCCCAATATTAATCATCTGTCATATGCAGATGACACAATATTATTTTGCTCTGGGGACAAAGGATCTATTATCAAAATGATGATGGTGCTGCGGAGATATGAAGAAGTATCTGGACAGTTAATTAATATGGCTAAAAGCTACTTCTATCTTCATGAGAAAACTCTGCTGATCTTTCTCTATAAGGCTAAAGAAGCTTACTGGGATCAGGCAAGGGGAGTTTCCAATAACTTACCTTGGATGTCTGGTGTTTTATGGGAGGAAAAAGAGCTCATATTTTGAGGATTTAATGAGGAAAGTGGCCAGAAGAATCCTATCATGGCAAAATAAGTTTCTGTCATTTGGTGGAAAGTTCATTCTCATAAACCATGTTCTTCAATCTATGCCTATACAACTTTTGGCAGCTCTTACACCCCCTAAAGGTGTCATAAGAAAGCTACATCAGCTTTTTGCTAAAAATTTTTGGAGTGCCACTAATGCAGAAAAGAGAAAACATTGGGTGGCTTGGGAAGAGATGTGCTATCCTGTGAATGAATGAGGCCTGGGGTTTAGATCTTTGGAGGTAATAAATAGGGCAATGCATGCTAAGCTTTGGTGAAATTTTAGAACATATGTTGGATCTTTATGGAGTGTTTATATTGGcaataaatattgcaaaaaaaGGCATCCTGTTTTGGCCGTGGGTACAGGTGCCTCACAAGCCTGGAGAAGTATGATTAATGGTCGGGAGGAAGTGAAGCCTTATATTTGGTGGCAATTTAAAAATGGGAACTCTAGCTTCTGGTTTGACAATTGGACTAATTTTGAGGCTCTATACTACACGGAAGGGGAACTAGCAGTCAAGGAGGAAAGAGAAGTTAATACATTTGCAGATACAGGGTCCTGGAGAACTGATGCTATTGAAGGGTTTGTTTCTGTGGAGATGACAGATATAATATTGAACAGTATTCCCCCTCCAATTGGGAATGAGATTGACAGGGCCTGGTGGACTGGCAGCAAATCTGGAGTATTCTCATCGAAGTCAGCTTACCAGATAATCAGGCCTAAAAGAAACAAGATAGAATGCTCTCAATTTATCTGGGGTACGGGTCTCCCTTTCAAGATTCCCTTTTTTCTTTGGAGAGTCTTAAAAGGTAGTGTTCCAACTGATGACAACTTGAAAAGGTGTAGGATCCCTATAGTGTCTAAATGTTATTGTTGTGAGGAGAGTTGTGAAGAAACTATGAATCATCTGTTCTTGACTGCCCCGGTAGCTTGTAAACTATGACAGCATTTTGTGTCAAGCACAGGTATCAAGTATGCAGGTAACCAGCTATTTCCAGCTCTAAACAGTGTTTGGAAGAGGGTGGAAGGTATGAAGGCAAGGCATATAATCAGGAGTATCCCAGTAATCATCATTTGGGAATTGTGGATTAGGAGGAATTAGAGAAAGCATGGCAAACAGGTATCATACTATGCTGTGAAAGATAGATGTGAAAGGATGATACACTGGTTAATTAAAAATCACTATCATAATTGGAAGGATCTCCCTACAAAGTGGCTTCAAAGTTTTGACAGAATTCAGCAACATAAAAAGCAACTGTTCTTTAAATTTGTTAAGTGGAAGTTGCCTGGAGCAAGGATGCTCCAATGCAACACGGATGGGGCTTGTAGGGGGAACCCTGGGATCAGTTCTTATGTTTTTTGCATAAAAAATGACCAAGGTGACCTCATTTATGCTGAGGCAGATACAATTGGGGTTGCTACAAACTTGATTGCGGAAACCACTACTATTTGGAAGGCTTTACAGTTTATACTGCTTGGCATCTGGGAATCCTTGGTAGTGGAATCGGATTCTCTGACTCTAATAAAAATCCTAATAGGGGAATTGAAGATCCCATGGGAAATCAGTGGGATGGTGGAATTTTTACGCAGTCAATTGCAGGCGAGAAACATACAACTAATACATACATTTAGGGAAGGTAATCAACTTGCAGACCACTTGGCAAATGAAGCATTCAATCATGCAGTGAAGGTGAAATACCATAATTTTAATCAACTACCAAGTGTTGCCAGTGAGATATTAAACATGGAGAAATCCCAAATCCCATCCCTACGGATTAGTACTAAACCTATTTACACAGAGGAGATTTGATACAGATTCAGCACACAAAACATAAAACCATGATGCATGCAGTTATGACACAGGGGACAAAAGTCATTGAGCATCAAAAGGAGATCTACGCACAAAAAGGGATTTATAGGAATGGGGTACAACAAGCATACCATGGGTTACAAGTTATGCACACAAAAAGAAGGGTCAGCTATCAACAACAAGCTCAGTCAGGACTAGGAGGTACATGTAGATCCAGAGAAACGCCAGGAGCTGAAAAAGAGCAAGAGAGGAATCTAGTTATACAAGCTCAGATGCGATCAACAAGCAAAAGTAGGGGGAAGGAAGCTTACAAGTCAAAAGGCAGGGACATACAGGAGCTGCGTGAGTCTTGCACCATTCGAAGACTTGGCCATGGAGGGACATTGCAGAGGGCACTGGAAAGAACCAGAAGTCAAAAGCCTCATCTTGAAATGGAAGGGGAGGAAGGGAGAAAATACCTACATGACACCAGGAGAAGCACGATGAACATGACCATCGACGGGAACTGCCATTGAAGGAAGCTGTCAACATCGTGATATTGAAGAGTCAGAAATGGAAAGTGAAGGGAAAGTGGTAGATGTTTCTAGACAAGAGatatttaattattctttatGTAATGGCCTAATGTTACTTGGGCCAACATTTTTCAGACATgttgattaattaataaaatgggCCGCATGCCCGAtagttgattaaaaaaaaaaaaagctagaCATGACAACAATTTCATTATAGGTATTCAAGTATTACATCTATTGCCAAATTAAAAGAAACCACTGGATCCACCATTGGAGAACATATCCATATTAGTGTAACGACTTTTgcagaaaaaaattatgtcgCTAGACACAAGCCATACTTTAAATCTTACGGTTATACTTTTCCATTATAATTCATTTGTATCCCACTAACATTATATCTTAATCTATGGACTAGAGGTACAAAACATCACTTTTTCAACTGGCTCATGTAATGGCTTGGTTTTGGTGGTTGATAAGGAATATGATAACTTTTTGATTAACCCCACAACCTTAAAATACCATAAAATTCCAATTTTTCCTCTCCAAGATAGCTTTTACATGCATGGTTTAGGGTTTGATGTTGTTAGTGATGATTTTAAGGTGGTTGCTCTTAGTGAAGGTAAGAGTGTTACTTGTGTGTATATGTACTCAGTGAGAAAGGGTCTTTGGGAGAAACTTGAGAATTCTCCTTATGATCATTCACTTAGTGACCATGTTTCTGGGGTTTTGGTTAATGGGGCTTTGCATTGGTTGGCTTGTACAACTTTTGAATATTCAACCGCAATTACTGCTTTTGATTTAAGTGCTGATAAATTCTTGAGGTATCAGGACCTATTGATCTTCAGGATAATTGCTTTATGTGTAATCTTGCAACTCTTAAAGGGTGTCTTTGTATATCTACCAGTTTACCCCGAGACATAAACACAGTTACATTTTGGATCATGAAAGAGTATGGGGTTAAGGAGTTTTGGACCAAATTTGAGATTAGAGAACGGAGTTTGGATGATTCTCTTAGTACGCTATTGTGTTCCATtactgatgatgatgatgttttATT belongs to Solanum stenotomum isolate F172 chromosome 1, ASM1918654v1, whole genome shotgun sequence and includes:
- the LOC125869247 gene encoding F-box/kelch-repeat protein At3g06240-like; translation: MHGLGFDVVSDDFKVVALSEGKSVTCVYMYSVRKGLWEKLENSPYDHSLSDHVSGVLVNGALHWLACTTFEYSTAITAFDLSADKFLSLPRDINTVTFWIMKEYGVKEFWTKFEIRERSLDDSLSTLLCSITDDDDVLLEVDEEWVVYNLKENRLKDLLINVNPVTYEARTFVDSLVSP